From Bacillus sp. Bos-x628, the proteins below share one genomic window:
- a CDS encoding Na+/H+ antiporter subunit A, whose amino-acid sequence MQLIHFAILSPFLLAFVVPFLFKYVRRIHTGWFVLILPILLFSYFIQMLTMTSNGRTLFSQAEWIPSLGMNFTVYVDGLSLLFALLITGIGALVVLYSIFYLSKEKEQLGSFYTYLLMFMTAMLGVVLSDNMVVLYLFWELTSISSFLLIGYWYKRERSRYGATKSLLITVFGGLSMLGGFILIYLITDSFSIREAVNQLQLIKASPYFIPTMLLILLGAFTKSAQFPFYIWLPDAMEAPTPVSSYLHSATMVKAGIYLVARFSPIFAISEVWFWTISIVGLVTLFWGSFHAVRQNDLKAILAFSTVSQLGMIMLMLGVGAAAIHENHTAFFGAAILAAIFHLINHATFKGSLFMAAGIIDHETGTRDIRKLGGLMTIMPITFTITLIGAFSMAGLPPFNGFLSKELFFTSMIRISDISFTDVSTWGAIFPAAAWLASVFTFIYSIMLVFRTFRGNLRLDQLEKKPHEAPIGMLIPPIILATLVVTFFFFPNILAYSVIEPAISAIIPDAIEPGSRFVVKIEAWHGFQPELYMTIGVVVLGTIGYLTLSKWRPMYNVFKAKWSFNSIYDRSLTGLEKGSYRLTNSYMTGFLRDYLVYVFGFMIIVLGSVMAYQQAFSFNTGQAAPIGTYEAILSLVMVAATITTVFARSRLTAIIALGVMGYTLSLFFVIFRAPDLALTQLIIETISVALFLLCFYHLPKLSLKQKTRRFKVTNLIISLGVGVVVTCLAFASTSQQSLDTISTYFIENSYKLAGGNNIVNVILVDFRGFDTLFEITVLAIAALGIYGLLKAQGKRKRGVRR is encoded by the coding sequence TTGCAGCTTATTCACTTCGCCATTCTATCACCTTTTTTGCTTGCCTTTGTTGTACCTTTCCTTTTCAAATATGTTAGACGTATACATACGGGATGGTTTGTTCTCATCTTGCCTATTCTTTTATTTAGCTATTTCATCCAAATGCTCACTATGACGTCAAATGGACGAACATTGTTTTCACAGGCTGAATGGATTCCTTCTCTAGGGATGAATTTCACTGTGTATGTAGATGGTCTGAGCCTGTTATTTGCTTTATTAATTACAGGTATCGGCGCACTCGTGGTGTTGTACAGTATTTTCTACTTATCAAAGGAAAAGGAACAGCTTGGCTCTTTCTATACGTATTTACTCATGTTTATGACCGCAATGCTAGGTGTCGTTCTCTCTGACAACATGGTGGTTCTTTACTTGTTTTGGGAGCTAACGAGTATCTCTTCCTTCCTCTTAATTGGGTATTGGTATAAGCGTGAACGCTCTCGATATGGAGCAACAAAATCACTGCTGATTACCGTTTTCGGTGGATTATCTATGCTTGGTGGCTTCATCCTCATCTACCTCATTACGGATTCATTCAGTATTCGTGAAGCAGTCAATCAGCTCCAGCTTATTAAGGCATCACCGTATTTTATTCCTACCATGCTCCTGATCTTACTAGGTGCGTTTACAAAATCAGCGCAATTTCCTTTTTATATTTGGTTGCCTGATGCAATGGAAGCGCCAACTCCTGTCAGTAGTTATCTGCACTCTGCCACAATGGTCAAGGCTGGCATTTATTTAGTCGCCCGCTTTAGCCCTATCTTTGCGATTTCAGAGGTTTGGTTTTGGACCATTTCCATTGTTGGGCTTGTCACATTGTTCTGGGGATCATTCCATGCTGTCCGGCAAAACGATTTGAAAGCCATCTTGGCCTTTTCTACCGTTAGTCAGCTTGGCATGATTATGCTGATGCTTGGCGTAGGCGCAGCTGCGATTCATGAAAATCATACCGCCTTCTTTGGCGCAGCCATTCTTGCGGCCATTTTTCATTTAATCAACCATGCCACATTTAAAGGCAGTCTCTTTATGGCAGCCGGCATCATTGATCACGAAACGGGTACTCGTGACATTCGAAAGCTGGGCGGATTAATGACCATCATGCCCATTACATTTACGATCACTTTAATCGGTGCATTCTCAATGGCTGGACTTCCACCATTTAATGGCTTCTTAAGTAAAGAGCTATTTTTCACAAGTATGATACGAATCTCTGACATCAGCTTTACTGACGTTTCAACATGGGGTGCTATTTTCCCAGCAGCCGCTTGGCTCGCTAGTGTGTTTACGTTCATTTACAGTATCATGCTCGTCTTTAGAACATTTAGAGGCAACCTCCGTTTGGATCAATTAGAGAAAAAACCGCATGAAGCACCGATTGGTATGCTCATTCCACCAATCATTCTGGCTACACTTGTGGTCACCTTTTTCTTTTTCCCAAATATTCTTGCCTATTCTGTGATTGAACCTGCTATTTCAGCGATTATTCCTGATGCAATTGAACCAGGAAGTCGTTTTGTCGTCAAAATTGAGGCGTGGCATGGATTTCAGCCAGAGCTTTATATGACAATCGGTGTGGTTGTGCTCGGCACAATCGGCTATTTGACATTGTCAAAATGGCGGCCAATGTACAACGTATTTAAAGCAAAATGGTCATTTAATTCTATATATGATCGTTCGCTGACAGGCTTAGAAAAAGGCTCATATCGCCTGACAAACAGCTATATGACAGGTTTTCTTCGTGACTACCTTGTCTATGTGTTTGGTTTCATGATCATCGTGCTTGGCAGCGTCATGGCGTATCAGCAAGCCTTCTCATTTAACACTGGGCAAGCTGCACCAATTGGCACTTACGAAGCCATTCTTTCACTCGTTATGGTGGCAGCGACCATCACAACTGTGTTCGCCCGTTCTCGGTTAACAGCCATTATCGCACTTGGTGTCATGGGATACACGCTGTCATTATTCTTCGTAATTTTCAGAGCACCTGACCTTGCGCTGACGCAACTAATTATTGAGACGATTTCTGTTGCGCTGTTTCTACTTTGCTTCTATCATTTGCCAAAGCTGAGCTTGAAGCAAAAAACGAGAAGGTTCAAAGTGACCAATTTGATCATTTCATTAGGCGTTGGAGTTGTTGTCACCTGTCTCGCTTTCGCTTCCACAAGTCAGCAGTCACTTGACACAATCTCAACTTATTTTATTGAGAACAGCTACAAGCTCGCAGGCGGAAACAATATTGTCAATGTCATTCTTGTAGATTTCAGGGGCTTTGATACACTCTTTGAAATTACCGTGCTCGCCATTGCGGCACTCGGTATTTATGGGTTATTAAAAGCTCAAGGAAAACGAAAGAGAGGAGTGCGGCGATGA
- a CDS encoding 2-hydroxycarboxylate transporter family protein, with product MANAQKLKSITNDFDNNKSVFQKIISWKIGVIDLPVYLVLAAIILTAAHFNKIPANMLGGFAIIMILGIFLGDVGQRIPILKDIGGPAILSLFVPSFLVFFHVLNPNSLEAVTSLMKTSNFLYFYISALVVGSILGMQRTVLVQGLIRMFVPLVAGTIAAVSAGIVVGLLVGYTPHHSFFFIIVPIIAGGIGEGILPLSIAYSQILSVSAESLISQLIPAAVIGNVIAIICAGALKKLGEKRPELNGNGRLVKSKETNEIFEQPNMEAKVDFSLMGAGVLVACTTFIFGSLLESFVHIPGPILMIVLAALIKYLNVMPQHLQNGSQQFYKFVSRSFTWPLMVGLGILYIPLDDVATIISIPFVCVCVAVVLAMVGSGYFVGKLMNMYPVESAIVTGCHSGLGGTGDVAILSASGRMGLMPFAQVSTRLGGAATVICATILLRMFTS from the coding sequence GTGGCTAATGCACAAAAATTGAAATCGATTACAAATGATTTTGATAATAATAAAAGCGTTTTCCAAAAGATCATCTCTTGGAAAATTGGTGTTATTGATCTTCCTGTGTATTTAGTACTGGCAGCAATTATTTTAACTGCCGCTCATTTTAATAAAATTCCAGCAAATATGCTTGGTGGTTTCGCTATTATTATGATTTTGGGGATTTTCCTCGGAGATGTGGGACAACGTATTCCCATTTTAAAAGATATTGGTGGACCAGCGATTCTTTCTTTATTCGTACCATCGTTCCTGGTCTTTTTTCATGTACTAAACCCGAACTCATTGGAAGCGGTTACGTCTCTGATGAAAACGTCTAACTTTCTTTATTTCTATATTTCTGCCCTTGTAGTAGGTAGTATTCTTGGGATGCAGCGAACTGTTTTAGTACAAGGACTTATTCGTATGTTTGTCCCACTTGTAGCAGGTACAATTGCCGCTGTTTCTGCCGGAATAGTTGTTGGTCTTTTAGTTGGTTATACACCACATCATTCTTTCTTCTTTATTATTGTACCAATTATTGCAGGAGGCATTGGCGAAGGTATCTTGCCATTATCTATTGCTTACTCTCAAATTCTTTCTGTATCAGCAGAGTCATTAATATCTCAATTAATTCCTGCAGCCGTTATTGGGAACGTCATTGCCATCATCTGTGCCGGCGCATTGAAGAAGCTTGGGGAAAAGCGTCCTGAACTGAACGGGAATGGTCGTCTTGTTAAATCGAAAGAAACAAACGAAATCTTCGAGCAACCTAATATGGAGGCAAAAGTGGATTTCAGTCTGATGGGTGCAGGTGTACTGGTTGCTTGTACAACTTTCATCTTTGGTAGCTTGTTAGAAAGCTTTGTTCATATTCCAGGACCAATCCTGATGATTGTTCTTGCAGCTTTAATCAAATACTTAAATGTCATGCCACAACATTTACAAAACGGGTCACAACAGTTCTACAAATTCGTATCAAGAAGCTTTACATGGCCGCTAATGGTTGGTCTAGGAATTCTATATATTCCGCTTGATGATGTAGCAACGATTATCTCTATTCCTTTTGTATGCGTATGTGTCGCTGTTGTTCTAGCAATGGTAGGTTCTGGTTACTTCGTTGGTAAATTAATGAACATGTACCCAGTAGAATCTGCAATCGTGACTGGTTGTCACAGCGGTCTAGGCGGTACTGGTGACGTTGCGATTCTCTCAGCTTCTGGAAGAATGGGCCTTATGCCCTTTGCCCAAGTATCTACACGACTTGGCGGAGCTGCGACGGTCATTTGTGCAACGATCTTACTCAGAATGTTTACTTCATAA
- a CDS encoding response regulator, which yields MINVLIVEDDPMVGELNKRYLSQIDGFELKGIATSFQQALELLKTEVIHLVLLDIYMPGQNGLALLSEIRQQHHRVDVIVISAANEVEVVQQTMRNGAVDYLIKPFEFERFQSALADYKRKHDLYQTMNSISQHDLDAKLFHKKTEAEKVLLPKGLTKSTLKLIWTSIQSFGQQAFTTEDLSNHTEISQVSIRKYLKFLEDIEVVDVEMAYGTIGRPVFQYKLNTSNMNLIQQYL from the coding sequence ATGATTAATGTATTAATAGTAGAAGATGATCCGATGGTTGGGGAGCTGAACAAACGCTACCTTAGCCAAATAGATGGCTTTGAGTTAAAGGGAATTGCGACATCCTTTCAGCAGGCACTCGAATTATTAAAGACAGAAGTCATTCATCTTGTACTTCTCGATATTTATATGCCTGGGCAAAACGGATTGGCACTATTATCAGAAATTCGCCAGCAACATCATCGTGTAGATGTGATTGTGATATCCGCTGCCAATGAAGTGGAGGTCGTTCAACAAACGATGCGAAACGGAGCGGTTGATTATTTAATCAAGCCGTTTGAGTTTGAACGCTTCCAATCCGCTCTAGCTGACTATAAAAGAAAACATGACCTGTATCAAACCATGAACAGCATCTCACAACATGATTTAGATGCGAAGCTCTTTCATAAAAAAACAGAAGCGGAAAAAGTCCTTCTGCCAAAAGGACTAACCAAAAGTACACTCAAACTCATTTGGACAAGCATTCAATCGTTTGGTCAACAGGCTTTTACAACAGAAGACCTATCCAATCACACAGAAATATCACAAGTGTCAATTAGAAAATATTTGAAATTCCTTGAGGATATCGAAGTAGTTGATGTAGAAATGGCTTACGGGACAATTGGACGCCCTGTTTTCCAATATAAACTCAATACAAGTAATATGAATCTAATACAGCAATATTTATAA
- the malK gene encoding malate sensor histidine kinase MalK — MKKNLRLQTRLTLFVCIVVLISLCITFFTIWSETAKNIHQQERNIALSTAKMVAEAPITSESLEKHSYTALRKYTTSVQHITKTEFVVVMDMKGIRKTHPNPQKIGKRFAGGDEKAALQGKEHISTASGTLGKSMRAFVPVYNQDGKQLGAVAVGITLKEIDLIIHQSLLPLYFVTSISLLFGIVGALIVARKVKKIMFGLEPDEIATLLKERSAMLESTKEGILAVDQDGKIKLANAEAKRLFHHMGIMVDPREQDVQSLLPSSGLKQVIQTRKPLLDRDVRMNGLELVFNEVPITVKGEIVGAIATFRDKTEVKHLAEQLSGVKMYANALRAQSHEFMNKLHVILGLVQLKNYDDLGTYIKDIAIYQQTETNEIINHVKNSVLAGFLLGKQSYIREQGASLEVICSTQVPEAWDPAVTHDLITVIGNLLNNALDAVSHTDKKTISISFRFVQGQLHIEITDTGVGLTIEEQQLMFDQGFSTKGKDRGFGLYFVDQSIKKLNGHMIVTSEKGEGTTFSLRIPYQQKEDSND, encoded by the coding sequence GTGAAAAAAAATTTAAGACTGCAAACAAGGCTGACCCTCTTTGTCTGTATCGTTGTTTTGATCTCCTTGTGTATTACATTCTTTACGATATGGTCTGAAACAGCCAAGAACATTCATCAGCAGGAGCGTAACATTGCCCTCTCCACGGCCAAAATGGTCGCAGAGGCACCTATCACTTCCGAATCATTAGAAAAACATTCATATACAGCGCTACGTAAATATACAACGAGTGTCCAGCACATTACCAAAACCGAATTCGTTGTCGTCATGGATATGAAAGGCATCCGCAAAACACATCCGAATCCGCAAAAAATCGGAAAACGTTTTGCTGGCGGCGATGAGAAAGCAGCATTACAAGGAAAAGAACACATTAGCACCGCATCTGGAACACTTGGAAAATCAATGCGTGCTTTTGTACCTGTTTATAATCAAGATGGGAAACAGCTTGGTGCGGTAGCAGTAGGGATTACGTTAAAAGAAATTGACTTGATTATTCATCAGAGCTTACTTCCGCTCTATTTCGTCACATCCATTAGTCTTCTATTTGGAATTGTGGGGGCACTCATTGTGGCACGAAAAGTAAAAAAGATTATGTTTGGACTGGAGCCAGATGAAATTGCGACATTACTAAAAGAACGAAGCGCCATGCTAGAATCCACCAAGGAAGGAATCCTTGCAGTCGATCAGGACGGCAAAATTAAGTTGGCAAATGCAGAAGCAAAGCGTCTTTTTCATCATATGGGGATTATGGTTGACCCTAGGGAACAAGACGTTCAATCCCTCCTTCCGTCAAGCGGATTAAAGCAAGTGATTCAGACACGAAAGCCGCTTTTGGATCGTGATGTTAGAATGAACGGGCTGGAACTTGTTTTTAACGAGGTTCCGATTACCGTAAAAGGCGAAATTGTCGGTGCCATTGCGACATTCCGTGACAAAACAGAAGTCAAACACCTTGCCGAGCAGCTAAGCGGTGTCAAAATGTATGCAAATGCCCTTCGTGCACAATCGCACGAATTTATGAACAAGCTTCATGTCATCTTAGGACTGGTCCAGCTCAAAAACTATGATGATCTTGGCACCTATATTAAGGATATTGCAATTTATCAACAAACGGAAACAAACGAAATCATCAATCATGTCAAAAATTCTGTCTTAGCAGGCTTTTTACTAGGAAAACAAAGCTACATTCGAGAGCAAGGGGCCTCCTTAGAAGTCATCTGTAGCACCCAAGTTCCAGAAGCTTGGGACCCAGCGGTGACACATGATCTCATTACAGTCATTGGCAACTTGTTAAACAACGCACTCGATGCCGTTTCTCATACAGACAAAAAAACCATTTCGATTTCATTCCGATTCGTACAAGGACAGCTTCATATCGAAATTACTGACACAGGCGTCGGTCTTACAATAGAAGAACAGCAACTGATGTTTGATCAAGGCTTTTCAACAAAAGGAAAAGACAGAGGATTCGGTCTCTATTTCGTTGATCAGAGCATCAAAAAACTGAATGGACATATGATTGTCACGAGTGAAAAAGGAGAAGGGACGACCTTTAGTCTCCGCATTCCGTATCAACAAAAGGAGGATTCAAATGATTAA
- a CDS encoding YufK family protein, giving the protein MKNTYLTGYFPLISILLFSSAFSIFTVGITTDLLTQAGILKGMLEFFSEQGIRLALFAAFALVYFMILSALKLIADTILELSLLFFARDPEGENLKKIRISSLVYLFASLLAFIFTQQLILLVGLFVVASLVYFIWVVVRIYQSLSMWNLIGFMMFIILFWATFLIGILYLFMKLYNSVMASLPS; this is encoded by the coding sequence ATGAAAAATACATACTTAACTGGATATTTTCCACTGATATCAATTTTACTATTCAGCTCTGCATTTTCAATTTTTACTGTAGGTATCACCACGGATTTGTTGACACAAGCGGGTATTTTAAAAGGAATGCTGGAATTCTTTTCAGAACAGGGCATTCGTCTCGCTTTATTTGCCGCATTCGCACTCGTTTATTTTATGATATTATCTGCTTTAAAACTCATTGCTGATACGATCTTAGAGTTGTCTTTACTCTTTTTTGCGAGAGATCCTGAAGGGGAGAACTTAAAGAAAATCCGGATTTCATCCCTCGTTTATTTGTTTGCCAGTTTACTTGCTTTTATTTTCACGCAGCAGCTTATCCTACTTGTAGGGCTCTTTGTTGTAGCAAGTCTTGTCTATTTCATTTGGGTTGTGGTCCGAATTTATCAATCGCTGTCCATGTGGAATTTAATTGGTTTTATGATGTTTATTATTTTGTTTTGGGCCACATTTTTGATCGGAATCTTGTACTTATTTATGAAGCTTTATAACAGTGTGATGGCAAGTCTTCCTTCTTAA
- a CDS encoding thiol-disulfide oxidoreductase DCC family protein, with translation MNATRPTHLILFDGVCHVCSGAVQFVIKHDPNERMMFASLQSDIGQLILKEHGLPINQFDSFIYIEEGALYKKSTGVLKAARHLKGIYQWSYLLLVIPRPIRDWVYQLIAKNRYKWFGQRTSCMVPTPNIKKRFLT, from the coding sequence ATGAATGCCACTCGTCCAACCCATTTAATTTTATTTGATGGTGTCTGTCATGTATGTAGCGGTGCTGTTCAGTTTGTGATCAAACACGATCCGAATGAACGCATGATGTTTGCTTCCCTTCAATCTGATATCGGACAACTCATCTTGAAAGAACATGGTTTGCCAATCAATCAGTTCGATTCATTCATTTATATCGAAGAAGGAGCCCTTTATAAAAAATCAACGGGCGTCTTAAAAGCGGCACGACATTTAAAGGGTATTTATCAGTGGAGCTATTTGCTCCTCGTTATTCCTCGACCGATTCGTGATTGGGTTTATCAGCTAATCGCCAAAAATCGCTACAAATGGTTTGGTCAAAGAACATCTTGTATGGTACCTACACCAAATATAAAAAAACGGTTTCTCACATAA
- a CDS encoding transglycosylase domain-containing protein, whose protein sequence is MARNLKKVSDLMFRAIIGWLLLAALIPLFVLTFYLSKEEAASVKPVNKVLDQKIKLEKINFAQNSYMYDRDGSLISEIVSNDENRIFVTYDQIPDPVKELFLRSEDRNFYDHKGIDFMGVVRALVANVKNHGISQGASTITQQLARNLYLSHERSFSRKLTELLYSYELERKFTKNEILESYLNTIYFSNGVYGVGSAADYYFDQPLSSLSLAQMAFICAIPNNPTLYDPLKQFNHTKKRQERLLGILKKDGVITNKQYKKAIKEKINLTLSQKKNLYPDYVTYANEEFTDLVSDQEGFTKRLNKAKTTEEKKAIQKELSEKVGTLLQDGVKIYTALLPSLQQRAVYQLNAQLPYQGVEGGAAVINHQTHQIVALAGGKNYQKFDFNYAFQAQRQPGSAIKPLLDYGPYIDQTGATASSTISAGKFCNSGYCPQNYNHKTYGTVTLETAFKNSYNTPAIRMLDTVGVKKGFSYLEQFSFKHIVADDYRLPSALGGFTKGFSPLEITDAYTVFGNQGSYTQSHSITKVTDLNGKTLYKWKESPKQVYSPRTNETMRKLLASVVKSGTGKKANFHSPYIGGKTGTSNDYKDIWFVGLTDQYTMGVWVGRDRGSVESIYHSSPHLRIWKNTMQYAR, encoded by the coding sequence ATCAAAAAATCAAGCTAGAAAAGATAAATTTTGCCCAAAACAGTTACATGTATGACCGGGATGGTTCTCTTATATCAGAAATCGTATCTAACGATGAGAACCGCATTTTCGTCACATATGATCAAATTCCTGATCCTGTAAAGGAACTTTTCCTTCGCTCAGAGGACCGCAACTTTTATGATCATAAAGGCATTGACTTTATGGGAGTTGTTCGTGCCCTTGTAGCAAATGTCAAAAACCATGGTATCAGCCAAGGAGCAAGTACCATCACACAGCAGTTGGCCCGTAACCTATATTTAAGCCATGAGCGTTCCTTTAGTCGTAAGTTGACAGAGTTGCTCTATTCTTATGAACTAGAGCGGAAATTCACAAAAAATGAAATTCTCGAAAGCTATTTAAATACGATTTATTTCAGCAACGGTGTTTACGGTGTCGGGTCTGCCGCCGATTATTATTTTGATCAACCGCTTAGTTCCTTGTCGCTTGCACAGATGGCGTTTATATGTGCCATTCCAAACAATCCGACTCTTTATGATCCACTGAAACAATTCAACCATACAAAGAAACGCCAAGAACGGCTGCTCGGTATTTTGAAAAAAGATGGTGTCATCACTAATAAACAATACAAAAAGGCCATCAAAGAAAAAATCAACTTGACTTTAAGTCAAAAGAAAAATCTCTACCCTGACTATGTGACATATGCAAATGAAGAATTCACAGATCTTGTGTCAGATCAAGAAGGCTTTACAAAACGATTAAATAAAGCCAAAACAACCGAAGAGAAAAAAGCCATTCAAAAGGAGTTATCTGAAAAGGTCGGTACCCTGCTTCAAGATGGCGTGAAGATTTATACAGCGCTTCTTCCTTCCTTGCAGCAAAGAGCTGTCTATCAGTTGAATGCTCAATTACCATATCAAGGTGTTGAAGGAGGAGCAGCCGTCATCAATCATCAGACCCATCAAATTGTGGCACTTGCTGGGGGGAAAAACTATCAAAAATTTGATTTCAACTATGCCTTTCAAGCGCAAAGACAGCCTGGGTCTGCGATTAAGCCGCTTTTAGATTATGGACCTTATATCGACCAAACCGGCGCCACAGCCTCAAGCACAATCAGTGCTGGGAAATTTTGCAACAGCGGATACTGCCCGCAAAACTATAATCACAAAACCTATGGAACGGTCACACTTGAAACAGCCTTTAAGAATTCTTATAATACACCTGCTATCCGCATGCTGGATACTGTCGGTGTAAAAAAAGGATTCAGCTATTTAGAACAATTTTCGTTCAAGCATATTGTGGCGGATGATTACCGGCTCCCTTCAGCACTTGGAGGATTTACGAAAGGATTCTCACCGCTTGAAATAACCGATGCGTATACGGTCTTTGGCAATCAAGGTTCCTATACGCAAAGCCATTCCATTACAAAGGTCACAGACTTAAATGGAAAAACACTTTACAAGTGGAAGGAATCACCGAAACAAGTGTATTCTCCGCGTACAAATGAAACGATGCGCAAGCTGCTTGCATCTGTTGTGAAAAGCGGTACAGGTAAAAAAGCCAATTTCCATTCTCCTTATATTGGCGGAAAGACTGGTACATCGAATGACTACAAAGACATTTGGTTTGTTGGACTAACGGATCAATACACGATGGGTGTATGGGTCGGAAGAGATAGAGGAAGCGTTGAATCCATTTATCATTCAAGTCCTCACTTACGCATTTGGAAAAATACGATGCAATACGCCAGATAA